The Mesotoga infera genome includes a region encoding these proteins:
- a CDS encoding MFS transporter, giving the protein MNKDESVLSTSGSKLSIYALLVSAYFFSYFFRVSASVSLPIVSAEWGMSASLVGFISSSYFYAYAFMQPISGALNDRFGPLKIVSLGMLTTGIGALLFGFATNPVMLGTGRLLTGLGLAPMLSGVLVFQSHSFHRDKYSFFSGITYTLGNFGAVISVAPLAFALDQFGRKNVFILLAVLNFALAASLIILRRKDPVTVVGSTTERISFLDNLKDSFRKIFKSRQLKLMLILWGTSFGSLMALQGLWAVTWYQSAYGVSYGTASLWSTLISIGVMVGNFVGAYIARPARLRLIAITVSCVSYGAAWIIFWLSMKSQLPILVPGIVGFFLGFFAGVTYDHLTGGVNDLAVKGRGGSLFGGMNLFTFISVIIFQSGTGFLVQRFSSSGGAEAEVNAFNSTFGIVTLLVIISLVALPFLKSFSEQRGDLQ; this is encoded by the coding sequence ATGAATAAGGACGAATCTGTTTTATCGACCTCTGGCAGTAAACTTTCGATATACGCTCTGCTTGTTTCGGCGTATTTCTTTTCTTACTTTTTTAGAGTCTCGGCTTCTGTGAGCCTTCCCATAGTCTCGGCGGAATGGGGGATGAGCGCTTCCCTTGTGGGTTTCATATCCAGTTCATATTTCTATGCGTATGCCTTCATGCAACCAATTAGCGGAGCGCTGAACGACAGGTTTGGCCCACTCAAGATTGTATCCCTCGGTATGCTTACGACAGGAATTGGAGCTCTTCTCTTTGGCTTTGCCACAAACCCTGTGATGCTCGGCACGGGCAGGTTGCTGACTGGATTGGGCCTTGCTCCAATGCTCTCGGGGGTTCTCGTTTTTCAGTCGCACTCTTTTCACAGGGACAAGTACTCTTTCTTTTCTGGCATAACCTATACTCTTGGAAATTTTGGAGCGGTGATTTCCGTTGCCCCGCTCGCCTTTGCTCTCGATCAGTTCGGTAGAAAGAACGTTTTCATACTGCTCGCAGTCCTCAACTTTGCGCTTGCGGCCTCGCTTATAATCCTGAGGAGAAAGGACCCCGTTACAGTGGTAGGCAGCACTACTGAGAGAATCAGCTTCCTTGACAACCTGAAGGATTCGTTCAGAAAGATCTTCAAGTCAAGACAGCTGAAGCTGATGCTTATACTTTGGGGGACTTCTTTCGGCTCTTTAATGGCCTTGCAGGGACTCTGGGCCGTTACATGGTATCAGTCGGCATACGGTGTTTCATATGGAACTGCGAGTCTCTGGTCAACGCTGATAAGCATCGGGGTAATGGTTGGAAATTTTGTGGGAGCATATATAGCGAGGCCAGCAAGACTGAGGCTAATTGCAATTACCGTCTCATGTGTATCTTACGGCGCAGCGTGGATTATATTCTGGTTGTCTATGAAGAGCCAGCTGCCGATTCTCGTACCCGGGATCGTTGGATTTTTCCTCGGCTTCTTTGCAGGCGTCACTTACGACCATCTGACTGGGGGAGTGAATGATCTGGCTGTGAAAGGGCGCGGAGGCTCTCTCTTTGGAGGAATGAATCTCTTCACTTTCATATCTGTGATCATATTTCAGTCCGGAACGGGATTTCTCGTTCAGCGTTTCTCATCATCCGGCGGAGCTGAAGCTGAAGTAAATGCCTTCAATTCGACTTTTGGGATAGTGACCTTGCTGGTTATAATAAGTTTAGTAGCTCTGCCTTTTCTGAAATCCTTTTCAGAGCAGAGAGGTGATTTACAGTAA
- a CDS encoding tripartite tricarboxylate transporter substrate binding protein, translated as MKKVLLFSLVLVIAVSILASYPTKAVTLVIPWAAGGITDRVGRAFAPYLEKQLGVSVIVLNQPGASGAIGTDFAYSKPADGYTLLLSAETPGVFRVMGTGKLGFDNFEGIMMLVEDMKVVVVPGNSPYQTMDELVTAIKENPGKIKMSYSGPGASGHIQGLLLKEVGLDVSMTPFGGGSPAMLATISGQVDFTFGNIGTVLDYLKTGDLRALAVYTKDERSAAIPEVPPIADAIPEMERYLPLTFPNCILVKEGTPPEVKEFLLEAAQKAVQDAGWLEFTEGSFYNRMHDVQGDDVIDYWNRWTSIVTWLLYDAGVAPNSPADFGIERF; from the coding sequence ATGAAGAAAGTTCTTCTGTTTTCGCTAGTTCTTGTTATTGCAGTTTCGATCCTTGCATCATATCCAACAAAAGCCGTTACTTTAGTTATCCCGTGGGCCGCCGGCGGTATTACAGACAGAGTGGGAAGGGCATTTGCGCCTTATCTTGAAAAGCAGCTGGGTGTTTCGGTGATCGTGCTGAACCAACCGGGCGCCTCTGGAGCCATTGGTACAGATTTTGCTTACTCCAAACCGGCAGACGGTTATACACTGCTTCTCTCTGCAGAGACTCCAGGAGTCTTCAGAGTTATGGGAACGGGCAAACTGGGTTTCGATAACTTCGAAGGCATAATGATGCTGGTCGAAGATATGAAAGTAGTCGTCGTTCCAGGCAACTCGCCGTATCAGACTATGGATGAACTCGTTACGGCAATCAAAGAAAACCCCGGAAAGATCAAGATGTCATACTCCGGTCCGGGTGCAAGCGGACACATCCAGGGACTTCTGCTGAAAGAAGTAGGACTTGATGTTTCCATGACCCCGTTCGGAGGCGGCAGCCCTGCAATGCTCGCAACGATAAGCGGTCAGGTCGATTTCACTTTCGGAAATATCGGTACAGTCCTAGACTACTTGAAGACCGGTGACCTAAGGGCCCTCGCAGTCTACACAAAAGATGAAAGATCTGCAGCAATCCCTGAAGTCCCGCCGATTGCCGATGCAATTCCAGAAATGGAACGTTACCTGCCTTTGACCTTCCCGAACTGTATCCTTGTTAAAGAGGGCACTCCGCCTGAAGTCAAGGAATTTCTTCTGGAGGCTGCTCAGAAGGCCGTTCAAGATGCCGGATGGCTTGAATTCACCGAAGGAAGCTTTTATAACAGAATGCACGACGTGCAGGGCGACGATGTTATCGACTACTGGAACCGCTGGACTTCAATCGTCACATGGCTTCTGTATGACGCCGGCGTGGCTCCAAACAGTCCCGCAGACTTTGGAATAGAAAGATTCTGA